In a single window of the Thermoanaerobaculia bacterium genome:
- a CDS encoding helix-turn-helix transcriptional regulator, with protein MAIHTRIAELRDERGWTQGELADKIGVHIQTLGRWERQKSKPDSDDIINLAKTFEVTSDYLLFDNVPRDGRVDVPDLELLRLFEALCTLGGESRDLVKRFLKAFVFREELLTDLSGGEKK; from the coding sequence ATGGCCATTCACACGAGAATTGCGGAACTGCGGGACGAACGGGGCTGGACACAGGGCGAACTGGCGGACAAAATCGGGGTTCACATCCAGACACTGGGCCGGTGGGAGCGGCAGAAGTCCAAACCCGACTCCGACGATATCATCAACCTGGCAAAGACCTTCGAAGTAACCTCGGATTATCTCCTCTTCGACAATGTCCCCCGCGACGGCAGGGTCGACGTCCCCGATCTGGAGCTATTGAGGCTCTTTGAAGCCCTCTGCACCCTGGGAGGGGAATCCAGAGATCTCGTCAAACGTTTTTTGAAAGCGTTTGTCTTCCGTGAAGAACTTCTGACAGATTTGAGCGGGGGAGAGAAAAAGTAG